In Nisaea acidiphila, the DNA window CTTGGCCACCAGTTCCTCGACCGGCACCGGACGGCCGTAGACCAGCATGTGCTGGGCCAGCTGCTCGCAGCGGTTGGAGGTGCTCTCGCGGCTCATCAGCAGGCCGGAGCGGAGCTGCGTGCGCGCCCGTTCGACCTCCTGCTCGGTGACGTTCCCGGCCACGTCCTTCAACTCGTCGCAGACCACAGGTACGAGTTCTGCCACATCCTTCTCGCCGGTCCCCGCATAGATCGAGAACATGCCACCGTCGTGATAGGCGGCGCTGAAGGAATAGACCGAATAGACGAGGCCGCGCTTCTCGCGCACTTCCTGGAACAGGCGCGAGGACATGCCGCCGCCGAACAGCATGGACAGCACCTGCTGGGCGTAGAAATCCTCGTCATGGAAGCCCATGCCCTCGAAACCGAGCAGCAGGTGAAGCTGCTCAAGATCCTTCTCGACCCGGCTCTCGCCTCCCTTGTAGACGGCCGCCTCGGTCTTCGCGCCGGTCTTTGGTGCGAGCTTGCCGAACCCGCGCTCGACTTCTTCGACGACCTTGTCGTGCTCGACATTGCCCGCGGCGGAGAAGACGAGAATGTCGCCCGCGTAGTTCCCGCCGATGAAGGACATGACACCGTCACGGCTCATGTCACGAACGATCTCCGAACGTCCCAGAACCGGCCGGCCCATCGCCTGGTCCGGATAAGCGGTCTCCTGGAAATAGTCGAAGACGATATCGTCCGGCGTATCCGCCGCCTGGCCGATCTCCTGCAGGATCACATGGCGCTCGCGGGTGAGCTCGGTCTCGTCGAAGGTCGAGTTGGTGAGAATGTCGGAGAGAATGTCGACGCCGAGCGGGACGTCCTCCTTCAGCACCTTCACGTAATAGGCGGTCTGCTCGCGCGCGGTATAGGCGTTCATGTGGCCGCCGACCGCCTCGATCTCCTCGGCGATCTGCAGCGCGTTGCGCCGCCGCGTACCTTTGAACACCATGTGCTCCAGGAGATGCGCGACGCCGTTCTCGGCCGCCACCTCGTGCCGGGTCCCGACATTGAGCCAGGCCCCGAGCGAGACGCTCTCGACGCTGGCCATCCGGTCGGTCACGACCCGGACGCCGTTCGAAAGCTCAGTGATACGCACGCCGTCCTTGGCGTTACTCATGCAGCATTCTCCTTGCCGGCCACGATCCCGGCAATATGGGAACTGACGATGCCGAAATCATTGGCGAGCACCGTCATCCGCTCCTCGCGCTCCAGCAGGTCGGCGAGCCGCGCCGGAAGCGGCGGACGGATGCCGGTCGCGGCCTCGACCGCATCCGGGAACTTTGCAGCGTGGGCACAGGCGAGCGAGATCAGCGGCATTTCGGTCCCGATTTCTCCCGACGCGCGGGCCTGGCGTGCGGCTCCGAGAGAGACGGCGGAATGCGGATCGGTGATCTCGCCGGTCTCCTCATAGACAGCCTTGATGGTCGCTTTCGTCCCCGCCTCGTCCGTGCGGTAGCCGTCGAACACGGCGCGCGCCTTCTCCAGCATGCCCTGCGAGATGGCGAAACTGCCGCTCTCGCGGAAAGAGGTCAGCACCTCTGTCACGGCGGCGCCGTCGCGGTCGTAGAGATCGAACAGGAAGCGCTCGAAATTGCTCGAGACCTGGATATCCATGCTCGGGCTGATCGAGGGTTTTACGCCTTCGAGCTTCATCTCGCCTGAGGAGAGGAAGCGCGAGAGAATGTCGTTCTGATTGGTCGCCACCACCAGCCGGTCGATCGGCAGGCCCATCTGCTTGGCGGCATAGGCGGCGAAGATATTGCCGAAATTACCCGTCGGTACGACAAACGAGACCGGCCGCTCGGCCGTCGCGCCGACCGCCAGCGCCGAGGTCACGTAATAGACCACCTGCGGCAGGATCCGCGCCCAGTTGATCGAGTTCACGGCGGAGAGATTATGCCGGTCGCGGAAATCCGCGTCGTTGAAGAGCGCCTTCACCATGTCCTGGCAGTCGTCGAAAGTGCCTTCGAGCGCGATGGCATGGACGTTCGGCGCCAGCACCGTGGTCATCTGGTGCTGCTGCACCGGCGAGACCCGGCCCTCCGGGAAGAAAATGAAGATCTCGATATTGTCGCGGTCGCGGCAGGCCTCGATCGCGGCGGAGCCGGTATCGCCCGAGGTCGCTCCGACGATGGTCACCTTCTCGCCGCGCTTGGCGAGCACATGGTCGAACATGCGCCCGAGCACCTGCATCGCGTAGTCCTTGAAAGCGAGCGTCGGGCCGTGGAACAGCTCCATCATCCAGAGATTGGCGTCGAGCTGTTTCAGCGGCGCCACGGCCGTGTGATCGAAGGAACCATAGACCTCGTCCATGATGGTTTTCAGCGTCGCATCGTCGAACGCGTCGCCGGTGAAGAGGCGGCAGATCTCAAAGGCGGTCTCGGCGTAGGTGAGCCCGGACAGGCGCTTCAGGTCCGCTGCGGTAAGCTGCGGCCAGGTCTTCGGGACATAGAGTCCGCCGTCGCGGGCAAGGCCCGTCAGGAGCACGTCTTCGAAGCCGAGTTCGGGGGCTTTTCCCCGGGTACTGATATAGCGCACGTCCGCCGTCTCTTTTCGCTGTCCGAAAGAGCGCAACCTAGCGGCGGGCAAGGGTTCTTGCAACAATGCCCGCACGGGCTGAAACGGCAACGGGGACCGGCGGAATGACACTCGACTGCATCGCGATCATGACACCGGGGGACATGGGCCACGCCATCGGCCAGCGCCTCGCCGAGGCCGGGGCCAAAGTGGTGACCAACCTCGAGGGCCGCTCCGAACGCAGCCGCACTCTCGCGGCGAAAGCGGGGATTGAGGATCTCGCCTCCGATGCCCGGCTCCTGACCGAATGCGATGCCATCTTTTCCATCATGCCGCCGGACCAGGCGAGCGGCTTCGTCGACAGGATGGCGAAGGCCGCAGGCGGCCTTTCGGAAAAACCACGCGCCGCGCTTGTCGACCTCAACGCCATCGCCCCCTCGACCGCCCGCACGCTGCGCGACAAGGCCGAGGCTGCAGGCATCCGCTTTCTCGACGGCGGCATCATCGGCGGGCCGCCCTATCCGGGCCGGCCGAGTCCCCGTATCTATGTCAACGGCCCCGGCGCCGAGGCTTTCGAGGCGCTCCGCCCGGCGCTCGACATTCGTGTCGTCGAAGGGGAAGTCGGCGCCGCCTCCGCGCTGAAGATGTGCTTCGCCACGCTGACCAAGGGCGTGCAGGCGCTCGCGATCCAGAGTTTCGTCACGGCGGAGCTGGAAGGGGTCGGGCCCGCGCTCCGCACGGAGATGGAGGGCGCACAGGCCAATTTGCTGAAGAGCCTTACCAACAGCCTGCCCGGCATGCCGCCGAAGGCCTATCGCTGGGTCGGCGAGATGGAGGAGATCGCCAAGACCTTCGGCGATGCCGGCCTCACTCCGAAGACCTTCGAAGGCGCCGCCGATATCTACCGTTTCGTCGAGGGCACGCCGCTCGGTAAGGAGGTCGTCGAGAAACGCACCATGGGGACCGATCTTGAGGATCTGGTCGCACGGCTCGCGGACGCGCTCAGGGAGCGGGCGGGTTAGCCGTGCCTCGCCTTGCCTGCCACTCCTCGCGCGTGATCTCCCAGAGCTCCATCGGCAAACGCCCAGAAACGTAATCTTTCTCGCCGGTGGCGATCACGCGCATGCCGGTGCGCTCGGAGATCCGCCGGGAGCCTTTATTGGCAATCGCTTTCGGCACTCGCAGGACCGGCTGCTTCAGGGTCTCGAACCAGAACTCCGTCACAGCCTCCACCGCCTCGGACATCATCCCCCGACCCCGCCATTCCGGAAGCAGCCAGAAGCCCCGGTTGTTGTCGGGCTGGCTCATCAGGCCGATCACCCCGATCAGCGTACCGGGCTCGGATTTCGGACGGAGCGTCCAGTTCCACTCCGTACCGGCACGCATCGCGGGCAAGGCGATATCGCGGACATAAAACAGCGCACCGTCATGCGGATACGGCCACGGAACATGGCTGCCGAGATATCTGACGATTTCCCATTGCGGGAAGAGCTTCTGAAGCACGTCCGCATCGGCCAACTCCAACGGGCGAAGCAAGAGCCGCTCGGTTTCGAGCGCTGGCGTCACGGGCGCGGCGGTTTCGGACGTCTCTGTCATTTTCTCTCTCGATAGAACAAGCCTATCCAGCATAAGTCAGCGGCAGAGCCGTCGTGTACTTGATTTCCTCCATCGCGAAGCTGGAACTGACCTCGGCGAGGTCGGCGATGGAGATCAGGCGCTTATAGACCGCGTCATAGGCCTCGACGCTCGGCACCACGATGCGCAGCAGATAATCGACGGTGCCGCTCATCCGGTAGAATTCGAGCACCTCCGGGATATCCGCCACCCCTTTGGCGAAGGTCTCCAGCCACTCGTCATTGTGCTGGCTGGTCCGGATCATGACGAAGACGGTCAGCGGTACCTCGACCGCACGGCGGTCCAGCAGGGCCACGCGCTTGCGGATAATACCCTGCTTCTCGAGGTTCTGGATGCGCCGCCAGCACGGCGTCGAGGAAAGCCCGACGCGGCCGCCGATCTCCGCGACCGAGAGGGCGGCATCCTCCTGCAGCAGGGCCAGGATGCGGCGGTCCACGTCATCCATCGGCATTCTATAATTACCCAGTTTGTGAGAAAATTATTCTACAATTCTCCGGGACATCGCGAAAAATAGCAAACCATTTGCGCCGAATTGGGCGGACAATACCGGTCTCTTCACCCCTAAAACCGGAGCGCCGCCATGATTCTCAAACTCTTCACCAGCCATCCCCAGTCGGTCGGCGAGAGTTACTGGCAGCATTTCGGCTTCGCGACTTCGACCGGCGCGGCGATGATGCTCGGCGGGCTCGCCTGCATCGCGCACGGCCTGTTCCCGTTCCTCTTCACCCGGACCGGCAGCAAGACTATCGCCCGGCTCTACGAACGCATGTCCGCTGGCGCCCGTCACAAGGTGATGGCGGCCAACCATGCCGAGCTGGGGCAGCAGCCGGCGGAATGAGGATTACTCAGCCGAGATAACGCGTCCGCAGATGCGCGAGGAAGGCGTCGGCGCCGAGTTCGGCACCAGTCGCCTCGGTCAGGATCTCGTCGGTGAGCCTGGAACTCGCCTTCTCGTGCACGTTCGCTCTCAGCCAGCCGAGCAGCGGCGCGAAATCGCCTTCGGCGATCTGTGCGTCCAGCTCCGGCAGGGCGTCCTTCGCCGCCTTGAAGAGTTGCGCCGCCGCCAGCGCCCCGAGCGTGTAGGTCGGGAAATAGCCGAACGAGCCGTGATACCAGTGAATGTCCTGCAGGCAGCCGTCGCGGTCGTCCTCAGGCGCGACGCCAAGCGCGGTCTTCATGCCGTCGCGCCAAGCGCCCGGAAGGTCTTTCACCTGCAAATCACCTGACAGCAGCGCCTTTTCGAAATCGTAGCGCAACATGACATGCAGCGGGTAGGTGACCTCGTCCGCATCGACCCGGATCAGCCCGCGCGAGACCCGGTGACCGAGCCTGTTCAGGTTCTCCGGCGTGACGGCCGGACCGTCCGCCCCGAGGGTCTCGGCGGCGAGCGGCGCGAGGAAGCGGTAGAAAGCGGGCGCCCGGCAGGCCTGCATCTCCATCAGCAGGGACTGGCTCTCGTGCATCACCATGCCGCGCGAGGAGCCGACCGGCTGGCCGCGCCAGTCCTGCGGCAGGCCGCTCTCGTAGAGCGCATGGCCGGTCTCGTGGATCACCCCCATCAGGGCGCGGGTGAAATCCTCCTCGGAATAGCGCGTCGTGATCCGGATATCCTCCGGGATCCCGCCGGTGAAGGGATGCGCGCTCTCGTCGAGGCGGCCATGGGTGAAATCGAAGCCGAGCGCGGCCATGACCTTTTCGCCGAGCGCCTTCTGCTTCGCCGCCGGAAACGGGCCTTCCGGCGCTAGCGGTGCCGGACCGGCGGCCTGATGCGCCAGGATGCCGTCCATCAGCGCGGGCAATTCGGTTTTGAGGGTTGCGAAGATCGGATCGATCCAGGCCATGGTACCGCCCGGCTCGTAGCTATCGATCAGCGCGTCATAGAGCGAGCAGCCGAGTTTCTCGGCCTTGATCTCCCCATATTGGCGGGTCAGGTCGAGAACCTTGGCGAGCTTGTCGGAAACGGCGGAGAAATCGTCCTGCCTGCGCGCTTCGCGCCAGGCATTGACGCAGGCCGAGGTCGCCCGAGAGCGGGCTTCGACGAGATCGGCCGGGGCCACGGTCTCGTTGGTATGGACCCGGCGCATCTCGCGCAGATTGGCCTGCTGCCAGGGGGTCAATGTCGCGGTTGCCGCCTCTGCCTCCGCGAGTTCCTCGCCGACCGCCGGTGCGGAAAGCAGCTCATGCTGCAGCACGTCGAGGGTCGCCAGCTGTTCGGCCCGCGCCTCGGCGCCGCCCGACGGCATCATGGTCTCCTGATCCCAGCCGAGAATGGCACTCGCGCCGCTGAGTGCGGAATAGCGCCGGAAGCGGGTCTCCAGCGCGGTATAGGGATTATTGCTCACGGCCGGTTCCTTCGTCGGAGGCGTCGTCCTCGGGCTTCAGATGATAGATCACGTAGATAACGATCAGGGTCAGCGCAAGGAGCGCCCAGGTCATCGCGTAGCTCAGATGCTCGTTGCGGACATGGATCCTGGTGTCGGCGCCGATCGGCATCTTCAGCGGCCCCGGCGCGCGAAGCTGATCGACATAGTAGGGCAGAACCGGGCCTACCCCGCGATGCACCGCCATCTGGGCGGTATCGACATAGAGCCAGACCTCGTTTTGCGGCTCGTTCTCCGGCACGAAATAGCCCTTGAGCCGGTCCTGGCGGATCAGCCCCTCGACCGTCTGCAAGCCTTCGACATGCATCGGTCCGGTATCGACCGGACCGCGCGGCTTCAGCTGGATCCAGCCCCGGTTCACCAGCACGGTGCGCCCGTCGGTCAGGCGCATCGGCGTGATCAGGTGAAAACCGGCATTGCCTTCGAACGGCTTGCCGGTAACGAGCAGCTCCTTGTCGTGCAGAAACGTGCCTTCGAGCCGGACCCGGCGGTATCGCCAGTCCTCGATTTCGCCGAGCGCGTCGGGCGCCGCGACGGGATCCTCGGCGACGCGGCTCTCGAACTGCTCGATGAGGTTGGTCTTCCAGACCAGCCGCTCGATCTGCCAGTAGCAGAGGCCGAGCATGAAGGCGACGGCGAGGACGGTAAAGAAACTGGCCCAGAAGGTGGGCCGGAACCTGCGATTGCCGAGCATGTGCTTTCCCGGGCTGTGCGCACCGGCGGGAGCGGAGCTCCCGCCCCGGACCGCGGGTCAGACCCCCGGCGGGCGGTGCGGCGTCTTGTGCTTGTATTGCAGCGCGATCGTGTACGCCTTCAGGGGGCGTAGCAGCGCCATGGTGCCGCCGATGACGGCCGCGCCCCAGAGCACGGCATGTACCCAGAGCGGCGGTTCGAACAACGTCTCGAACCAGAGTGCGAGGGGCACCACGGTGCCGCCCAGCACGAAAATGATGAAGACAGCGGGACCGTCCCCGCTGTCCTCGTTCTTGAGATCCAGTCCGCAGGACGGACATGTCTCGCGGACGGTGAGGAACCCCTCGAACAGGCGCCCCTTACCGCAGCGCGGACAGCTGCAGGAGAGCCCGGTCGATAACGGGGAGAGCGGGGGATAGTAGGGTGCGCTCACGCAGATCTCCCCCGCTTCGTTCCCGTCAGGCCGATCAGCCGCCCCACCAGTAGACGCAGACGAACAGGAACAGCCAGACGACGTCGACGAAATGCCAGTACCAGGCCGCCGCCTCAAAGCCGAAATGGTGGTCCGGCTTGAAATGACCCGCGCGGCCGCGGAACCAGCAGACCGCCAGGAAGGTGGTGCCGATGATCACGTGGAAGCCGTGGAAGCCGGTCGCGAGGTAGAAGGTCGAGGCATAGATGCCGTCGGTGAAGCCGAAGGCAGCGTGGCTGTACTCGTAGGCCTGCAGCGCGGTGAAGGCGGCGCCGAGCAGGATAGTGATGCCAAGGCCGAGCTGGAACTGGTCCCGCTTGTTCTCGATCAGGGCATGGTGTGCCCAGGTCACGGTGCAGCCCGAGAGCAGCAGGATCATGGTGTTGATCAGCGGCAGATCCCAGGCATTGAAGGTCACAATGCCTTCCGGCGGCCAGACACCGGTATCCGGATAGAGCGAGGCGTCGAAGAAAGCCCAGAAGAAAGCGGCAAAGAACATGACCTCGGAAGCGATGAAGAGGATCATGCCGTAGCGCATGCCGAGCTGCACGACCGCGTTGTGATGGCCCTGATACTCGGCCTCGCGCACGACGTCGCGCCACCAGAAGAACATGGTCATCAAGATCGAAAGCAGGCCGAGGATCAGGATCGTCCCGCCGAACGCGTATTCATGCATGTACATGACGGCGCCGATCGCGGCGATGAAGCCTGACATGGACCCGACAAAGGGCCACGGGCTCGGCTCGACCAAATGGTAGGAATGCTGTGGATGTCCGCTCATTATCTTTCCCCTTTAGTCCGGCGTTTTACGCGCCTTCCTCTCCTTGATTATCCCTTAACGTCCGCTGCGTCGCCAGTCCCCGCACCGGTCTCCTTCAGAGAAGCCTGGGTGCGAGCGGTCTTTGCGCCGGACTGATCCTGTGCTTTGTAGAAGGTGTAGGACAGCGTGATCGTCGTAACCCCGTCCATCTTGATGTCCTTGTCCATCTCCGGATCGACATAAAACGAGACCGGCATGTCGACCCGCTCGCCCGGCTGCAGCACCTGCTCGGTGAAGCAGAAACAGTCGATCTTGTCGAAATAGAGTCCAGCTTTCTCCGGCGTGACGTTGAAGGTCGCCGTGCCGACGATCGGCTCGCTGCTGTTGTTTACCGCCTCGTAGAAGGCAAGCTTGGTCTCGCCGACCTTGATGTCGACCGTCTTCTGCACCGGCCGGAAGGTCCAGGCGAGGTCCGGCTGCACGCTCGCGTCGAAGCGCACGGTGACCCGGCGATCCAGGACTTCGGCAGCGGCGCCGTCGGCGACCTGCGTGGTCCCGCCGAAGCCGGTCACCCGGCAGAACAGATCGTAGAGCGGCACGGACGCAAAGGAGACACCGACCATGCCGACGACCACGCCGGCAAGGATCAGTCCGACCCGTGCGTTGCTCCGCTTGCGTTCCGCCTGCCCAGCCATGTCTCAGCTCATCTTCAGGATGGTGATGACGTAGAACAGCACGAAGAAGGCGATGATGCAGGCGAGAATGGCGAGGTTCTTGCCACGCTTGCGGGCATAGAATTGCTCGCGGGTTTCCGGTTTCCGGTCGTCGCTCATCGCACTCATGCCCCCGCCGCCCGGTCGATGATAAGCAGCGTGAAGATGACGAAAAGATAGAGGATTGAGTAGCCGAACAGGCGGCGGCAATTCTTCTCGCTCGCATCCCGGAAAACGCGCCAGGCCGATATCGTGAAGACCGCGCCGAAGACCGCCGCAGGGAGCCCGTAGGTCAGTAACCCGACGGTCTCGAACAGCGCCGGAAGCAGCGTGATGGGCACCAAAACCAGCGTGTAGAGCAGGATCTGCTTCTGTGTCTCGCGCCGGCCGGAAACCACCGGCAGCATCGGCACGCCCGCGGCCTCATAATCGCCGGAACGATATAGCGAAAGGGCCCAGAAATGCGGCGGGGTCCACATGAAGATGATCAGGAACATGACCAGCGGCAGCGCGGTAACGTCGCCCGTCACCGCGGCCCAGCCGATCACCGGAGGCAGCGCGCCCGAGGCGCCGCCGATCACGATGTTCTGCGGCGTGCGGCGCTTCAGCCACATGGTGTAGATGAAGACGTAGAAGCCGATCGTGGCGGCCAGCAAAGCGGCCGCGACCCAGTTGGTCGCGAGCCCCATCACCATCACCGACATGCCAGAAAGAATGACGCCGAACGCCAGGGCCTCGTCGGCGCCGACCTTCCCCATCGGGATCGGACGGCCGCAGGTCCGCGACATCACGGCATCGATATCGCGGTCGTACCACATATTGATCGCACCCGACGCGCCCGCACCGATCGCAATGCACAGCACTGCGACGGCCGCGAGGCCGGGATTGAGCTCGCCCGGGGCGAGATAGAGGCCGACGAACCCCGTGAAGACGACGAGCGACATCACGCGCGGCTTCAGTAGCGACACGTAATCACGGATCGCTTCAGACGCCGAAGCGGCGGACGCGTCCGCCGCTTTGAGCTCGATGGAAGTGTCAGACACGCAAGAGAACCTTTCTCGCTCCTGTCCATCCGGTACCGGCGCCGAGGCGCCGCGGATCACTTGATCCGCGGCAGCTCGTCAAAGGTGTGGAACGGCGGCGGGGAAGATACGGTCCACTCAAGGGTGTCCGCGCTCTCGCCCCACGGATTATCGCCCGCGACCCGCTTCTTCATGAAGGCCTCCACGATGATGTAGAGGAAGAGAAGGGTCGCGATGCCGCCCATATAAGCGCCGATCGAAGCAACGTAGTTCCAGCCGTGCAGCGCATCCGGATAGTCGATATAGCGCCGCGGCATGCCCGCCAGCCCGAGGAAGTGCATCGGGAAGAAGGTCACATTGGCCCCGATGAACATGATCCAGAAATGCACGCGGGCAAGGAAACCGTTGTAGTGGTAGCCGGTCATCTTCGGGAACCAGTAATAGAACCCGCAGAACAGCGCGAAGACCGCACCCAGCGACAGCACGTAATGGAAGTGCGCGATCACGTAGTAGGTGTTGTGCAGCACCACGTCGACACCGGCATTCGCCAGCACGACGCCGGTGACGCCACCGACCGTGAAGAGGAAGATGAAGCCGATCGCCCAGATCATCGGGACGCGGAACGAGATCGAGCCGCCCCACATGGTCGCGATCCAGGAGAAGATCTTCACACCCGTCGGCACCGCGATGACCATGGTCGCCGCCGTGAAATAGGCCCGCGTGTCGACATCGAGCCCCACCGTGTACATGTGGTGCGCCCAGACGATGAATCCGACGAAGCCGATGGAGACCATCGCGTAGGCCATGCCGAGATAGCCGAAGACCGGCTTGCGCGAGAAGGTCGAGACCACGTGGCTGATGATGCCGAAGGCCGGCAGGATCATGATGTACACCTCAGGGTGGCCGAAGAACCAGAAGAGGTGCAGGAACAGGATCGGGTCACCGCCGCCGGACGGCTCGAAGAAGGCCGTGCCGAAATTGCGGTCGGTCAGCAGCATGGTGATCGCGCCCGCCAGAACCGGCAGCGCCAGCAGCAGCAGGAACGCCGTGATCAGGATCGACCAGACGAAGAGCGGCATCTTGTGCAGCGTCATGCCCGGTGCGCGCATGTTGAAGATCGTGGTGATGAAGTTACTGGCACCGAGGATCGAGGACGCGCCGGCAAGGTGCAGCGACAGGATCGCCATGTCCATGGACGGGCCAGGCGTGCCGAGCTTGCTCGACATCGGCGGGTAGATCGTCCATCCGACGCCCGCGCCGCCATCGGCGAAGACCGAAAGGAAGAGCAGGACAAAGGCCGGAATCAGCAGCCAGAAGCTGATGTTGTTCATCCGTGGGAAAGCCATGTCCGGCGCGCCGATCATCAGCGGCACGAACCAGTTGCCGAAGCCGCCGATCAGCGCCG includes these proteins:
- a CDS encoding M16 family metallopeptidase; the encoded protein is MSNAKDGVRITELSNGVRVVTDRMASVESVSLGAWLNVGTRHEVAAENGVAHLLEHMVFKGTRRRNALQIAEEIEAVGGHMNAYTAREQTAYYVKVLKEDVPLGVDILSDILTNSTFDETELTRERHVILQEIGQAADTPDDIVFDYFQETAYPDQAMGRPVLGRSEIVRDMSRDGVMSFIGGNYAGDILVFSAAGNVEHDKVVEEVERGFGKLAPKTGAKTEAAVYKGGESRVEKDLEQLHLLLGFEGMGFHDEDFYAQQVLSMLFGGGMSSRLFQEVREKRGLVYSVYSFSAAYHDGGMFSIYAGTGEKDVAELVPVVCDELKDVAGNVTEQEVERARTQLRSGLLMSRESTSNRCEQLAQHMLVYGRPVPVEELVAKVDAVDTAAIRRTAKRLLASAPTLAALGPTSQLESYDSIRARLN
- the thrC gene encoding threonine synthase, which produces MRYISTRGKAPELGFEDVLLTGLARDGGLYVPKTWPQLTAADLKRLSGLTYAETAFEICRLFTGDAFDDATLKTIMDEVYGSFDHTAVAPLKQLDANLWMMELFHGPTLAFKDYAMQVLGRMFDHVLAKRGEKVTIVGATSGDTGSAAIEACRDRDNIEIFIFFPEGRVSPVQQHQMTTVLAPNVHAIALEGTFDDCQDMVKALFNDADFRDRHNLSAVNSINWARILPQVVYYVTSALAVGATAERPVSFVVPTGNFGNIFAAYAAKQMGLPIDRLVVATNQNDILSRFLSSGEMKLEGVKPSISPSMDIQVSSNFERFLFDLYDRDGAAVTEVLTSFRESGSFAISQGMLEKARAVFDGYRTDEAGTKATIKAVYEETGEITDPHSAVSLGAARQARASGEIGTEMPLISLACAHAAKFPDAVEAATGIRPPLPARLADLLEREERMTVLANDFGIVSSHIAGIVAGKENAA
- a CDS encoding NAD(P)-dependent oxidoreductase; this encodes MTLDCIAIMTPGDMGHAIGQRLAEAGAKVVTNLEGRSERSRTLAAKAGIEDLASDARLLTECDAIFSIMPPDQASGFVDRMAKAAGGLSEKPRAALVDLNAIAPSTARTLRDKAEAAGIRFLDGGIIGGPPYPGRPSPRIYVNGPGAEAFEALRPALDIRVVEGEVGAASALKMCFATLTKGVQALAIQSFVTAELEGVGPALRTEMEGAQANLLKSLTNSLPGMPPKAYRWVGEMEEIAKTFGDAGLTPKTFEGAADIYRFVEGTPLGKEVVEKRTMGTDLEDLVARLADALRERAG
- a CDS encoding GNAT family N-acetyltransferase: MTETSETAAPVTPALETERLLLRPLELADADVLQKLFPQWEIVRYLGSHVPWPYPHDGALFYVRDIALPAMRAGTEWNWTLRPKSEPGTLIGVIGLMSQPDNNRGFWLLPEWRGRGMMSEAVEAVTEFWFETLKQPVLRVPKAIANKGSRRISERTGMRVIATGEKDYVSGRLPMELWEITREEWQARRGTANPPAP
- a CDS encoding Lrp/AsnC family transcriptional regulator encodes the protein MPMDDVDRRILALLQEDAALSVAEIGGRVGLSSTPCWRRIQNLEKQGIIRKRVALLDRRAVEVPLTVFVMIRTSQHNDEWLETFAKGVADIPEVLEFYRMSGTVDYLLRIVVPSVEAYDAVYKRLISIADLAEVSSSFAMEEIKYTTALPLTYAG
- a CDS encoding DUF6356 family protein, with the protein product MILKLFTSHPQSVGESYWQHFGFATSTGAAMMLGGLACIAHGLFPFLFTRTGSKTIARLYERMSAGARHKVMAANHAELGQQPAE
- a CDS encoding carboxypeptidase M32, with translation MSNNPYTALETRFRRYSALSGASAILGWDQETMMPSGGAEARAEQLATLDVLQHELLSAPAVGEELAEAEAATATLTPWQQANLREMRRVHTNETVAPADLVEARSRATSACVNAWREARRQDDFSAVSDKLAKVLDLTRQYGEIKAEKLGCSLYDALIDSYEPGGTMAWIDPIFATLKTELPALMDGILAHQAAGPAPLAPEGPFPAAKQKALGEKVMAALGFDFTHGRLDESAHPFTGGIPEDIRITTRYSEEDFTRALMGVIHETGHALYESGLPQDWRGQPVGSSRGMVMHESQSLLMEMQACRAPAFYRFLAPLAAETLGADGPAVTPENLNRLGHRVSRGLIRVDADEVTYPLHVMLRYDFEKALLSGDLQVKDLPGAWRDGMKTALGVAPEDDRDGCLQDIHWYHGSFGYFPTYTLGALAAAQLFKAAKDALPELDAQIAEGDFAPLLGWLRANVHEKASSRLTDEILTEATGAELGADAFLAHLRTRYLG
- a CDS encoding SURF1 family protein; its protein translation is MLGNRRFRPTFWASFFTVLAVAFMLGLCYWQIERLVWKTNLIEQFESRVAEDPVAAPDALGEIEDWRYRRVRLEGTFLHDKELLVTGKPFEGNAGFHLITPMRLTDGRTVLVNRGWIQLKPRGPVDTGPMHVEGLQTVEGLIRQDRLKGYFVPENEPQNEVWLYVDTAQMAVHRGVGPVLPYYVDQLRAPGPLKMPIGADTRIHVRNEHLSYAMTWALLALTLIVIYVIYHLKPEDDASDEGTGREQ
- a CDS encoding DUF983 domain-containing protein, with product MSAPYYPPLSPLSTGLSCSCPRCGKGRLFEGFLTVRETCPSCGLDLKNEDSGDGPAVFIIFVLGGTVVPLALWFETLFEPPLWVHAVLWGAAVIGGTMALLRPLKAYTIALQYKHKTPHRPPGV
- a CDS encoding cytochrome c oxidase subunit 3 — protein: MSGHPQHSYHLVEPSPWPFVGSMSGFIAAIGAVMYMHEYAFGGTILILGLLSILMTMFFWWRDVVREAEYQGHHNAVVQLGMRYGMILFIASEVMFFAAFFWAFFDASLYPDTGVWPPEGIVTFNAWDLPLINTMILLLSGCTVTWAHHALIENKRDQFQLGLGITILLGAAFTALQAYEYSHAAFGFTDGIYASTFYLATGFHGFHVIIGTTFLAVCWFRGRAGHFKPDHHFGFEAAAWYWHFVDVVWLFLFVCVYWWGG
- a CDS encoding cytochrome c oxidase assembly protein; protein product: MAGQAERKRSNARVGLILAGVVVGMVGVSFASVPLYDLFCRVTGFGGTTQVADGAAAEVLDRRVTVRFDASVQPDLAWTFRPVQKTVDIKVGETKLAFYEAVNNSSEPIVGTATFNVTPEKAGLYFDKIDCFCFTEQVLQPGERVDMPVSFYVDPEMDKDIKMDGVTTITLSYTFYKAQDQSGAKTARTQASLKETGAGTGDAADVKG
- a CDS encoding heme o synthase, which encodes MSDTSIELKAADASAASASEAIRDYVSLLKPRVMSLVVFTGFVGLYLAPGELNPGLAAVAVLCIAIGAGASGAINMWYDRDIDAVMSRTCGRPIPMGKVGADEALAFGVILSGMSVMVMGLATNWVAAALLAATIGFYVFIYTMWLKRRTPQNIVIGGASGALPPVIGWAAVTGDVTALPLVMFLIIFMWTPPHFWALSLYRSGDYEAAGVPMLPVVSGRRETQKQILLYTLVLVPITLLPALFETVGLLTYGLPAAVFGAVFTISAWRVFRDASEKNCRRLFGYSILYLFVIFTLLIIDRAAGA